A region from the Rhinoderma darwinii isolate aRhiDar2 chromosome 2, aRhiDar2.hap1, whole genome shotgun sequence genome encodes:
- the RPL21 gene encoding large ribosomal subunit protein eL21 — translation MTNTRGKRRGTRYMFSRPFRKHGVVPLSTYMRIYKKGDIVDIKGMGTVQKGMPHKCYHGKTGRIYNVTQHAVGIIVNKQIKGKILAKRINVRVEHIRHSKSRDSFLQRVKENEKRKKEAKEKGVWVELKRQPAQPREAHFVRTYGKEPELLEPIPYEFMA, via the exons ATGACTAACACACGAGGAAAAAGGCGTGGAACCCGTTATATGTTCTCCAGACCCTTCAGGAAACATG GAGTTGTTCCGTTGTCAACATACATGCGCATCTACAAGAAGGGCGACATTGTGGACATCAAG GGTATGGGCACCGTACAAAAAGGCATGCCACATAAATGTTACCATGGCAAGACCGGCCGGATCTACAATGTTACACAGCATGCTGTGGGTATAATTGTGAACAAGCAGATCAA gggtaagATCCTTGCCAAAAGAATCAACGTCCGTGTGGAGCATATTCGCCACTCCAAGAGCAGAGACAGTTTCCTTCAGCGTGTCAAGGAGAACGAGAAGAGGAAAAAGGAAGCGAAGGAGAAGGGCGTCTGGGTGGAACTGAAGCGTCAG CCAGCCCAACCAAGAGAAGCTCACTTTGTCCGCACTTATGGAAAGGAACCGGAGCTCCTTGAGCCAATTCCCTATGAGTTTATGGCATAA